Genomic segment of Paenibacillaceae bacterium GAS479:
TCGATCTCGTATACCGAGATCCCCCGCTCACTCAGCACTTCTGGTGGAAGCAGCAGATGCTCGGGATGGCGATCCGTCCCTAACGTGTACGTCGGTGGATGTTGAAGAAGGAGCAGCGTCTCCACGCGCTCCCCCTTGTCAATTTCGCTGACGTACTCCTTTTGCAGGTCCCAAGCCTCGCCATAGTCGATAATATCTATATAGCGCGCGGCCAACGGCCGCACTTCGCTTTTTGTGTCCATTGGGGTCCTCCTGCTCTGGATGTCTGCTTCAGTATAGTTGTGTTTCCGAGTTAAAGCCCTCGAGATTCTCCTTCACCCGCTGCAGGAAACGTCCGCAAATGACCCCGTCAAGAATTCGGTGATCCAGCGACAGACAGATGTTCGCCATCGATCGCACAGCAAGCATGTCATTAATAACGACCGGCCGTTTAACGATCGACTCGAAAGTAATGATCGCCGCCTGCGGGTAGTTGATGATCGGCTGAGTCAAAATAGCCCCGAACGATCCCGTATTATTCACCGTAAACGTACCGCCCTGCACATCGTCCAGCCGCAGCTTGCCCTCTCGTGTTTTGCGAGCAAGCGTCTCAATCTCATGAGCGAGACCAGCGATATTTTTCTGGTCGGCGTTTCTTATAACCGGGGTTACAACGGAATCCTCCGTACCTACCGACAGCGATATATTGATATCACGTTTGACGATAATTTTATCGACTGCCCAAACCGAGTTGATGATCGGGAAATCCTTAATTGCATTGACGACCGCCTTGATGAAAAAGGACAAATACGTCAGATTCGTTCCCTCGCGCTTTATAAACTCGTCCTTGAGCTTGCTGCGCAGAACGACCAGGTTGGTCACGTCCACCTCGATCATCATCCAGCCATGCGGGATCTCATTCACGCTCTGGCGCATCCGTGAGGCAATTGTATTGCGCACCGGTGTCACGTCGATGAAATATTCTCCGCGACCCGGAACTTGCTGCGCCTCTACCTCGATCTTCGGAACACGCGGCGGCTCAGTAAGATGCAAGCCTGTGCTGCGTACCGGCCCTTGCGGTTCAATAATGCGATCACCCGGCTGTATCGCCGGCTGTGCAGGAGCTGTGGCTGCTGAAGCTGCCGCTGAGGACGCCTCACGGCCAGTAACCTGGCTCTGCGTCGCCTTGCCGCCCCCTGCGACAAAGGCCAGAATGTCTTTGCGCGTCACACGCCCGCCCGCGCCTGTACCCGGCACATCGGCGGGGTTGATGTTATGCTGCGCTGACAATTGCAATACAGCTGGGGAGTAACGCCCCCGCATGCTGACATCGCCAAGCTCCGGCCGCGCCGCGCTGGCAGACAAACCTGCGCGATTCGTCGCCTCGCCGGACGATGGTCCTGCTCCCACTGAAGCTGTAGTCGCCGCTTGAGATGCAGCTTGAGCTGAAGTTGCAGCTTGATCCGCTTCAACCTCGATCAAGCAGATCGGCGTGCCAACATCGACCGTTTCGCCAGCGCCTACGAGCAGCTTGACGAGCGTGCCCTTAATTGTCGAAGGAATCTCGGCTCCAACTTTCTCCGTTATGATTTCACATAACGGTTCATACATGCCTACCGAATCGCCGGGCTGCTTCAGCCAACGCTCGATGGTGGCGTTCACGACCGATTCCGCCAGCTGGGGCATGACGATCTCTTGAACAGTTCCTGCTTTCATCGTATCGCTCCTTGCCGTGGACAGCTTTAGGTCTAATCGACAGTGCTGTCAAACGGATGCATTATGCGTAGAACTTGCGGCGCATCAGTAGAGAGCCAGCTCTCTCATCGCCTCAAGCACTTTATCTTTGTTCAACATGAAAAATTTCTCTCCAGGTGGGTTGATCGGCATCGCTGGCACGTCTGGCCCGCATAACCGGCGGATTGGCGCGTCGAGCTCATACAACATCTCTTCGGCGATGATGGCCGACACTTCCGCTCCAATGCCGCCCGTTTTGTTGTCCTCATGAATGATCAGAACCTTACCGGTACGACGTACTGCCTCAAGGATCCCTTGCTTGTCCAGCGGCTGAAGCGTGCGCAAATCAAGAATATGGGCGTTAATGCCCTCTTCGGCGAGCTCTTCCGCGGCCTGCATAGCGAAATGAAGCGGCAGGCTGTAGCTGATGACAGTAATGTCATCCCCTTCGCGCAGCACATTGGATTTGCCGATCTCGACCTCATAATCCCCTTCGGGAACAGGTCCGGTAATCAGGCGGTAGCATTTTTTATTTTCAAAAAAGAGGACCGGATCAGGATCGCGAATAGCGGCTAACAGCAGCCCCTTCGCATCAGCAGGCGTGAATGGCGCCACAATTTTCAATCCCGGCGTGCCGAAAAAGACCGATTCCGGACATTGAGAATGGTACAGCCCGCCAAAAATGCCGCCGCCAATCGGAGCGCGAATGACAACTGGACAGCTCCAATCATTGTTGGACCGGTAACGGATTTTGGCCGCTTCGCTAATGATCTGATTTGTCGCCGGGAACATGAAATCGGAATACTGCATCTCGGCAATCGGCTTCATCCCATACATAGCCGCGCCGATAGCCACGCCTGCGATAGCTGACTCCGACAGCGGAGTATCCATGACACGAGTCTCGCCGAACTGCTCCTGCAGCCCTTTGGTCGTCGTAAATACGCCGCCCTTGACCCCAACATCCTCACCTAGTACGAACACATCTGGATCGCGCTCCATCTCCTCTTTCATGGCAACACGAATCGCTTCTATATAGTCCATAACCGGCATGATTAATATCCCTCCTGTGGCGCATCGCCCGCGTATACATGCCAAAGGGTGCTCTCCGGAGTCGGGAACGGGGCTTCATCCGCATAACGAGTCGCCTCATCCATCTCTTGCCGGATAACCGCAGCCAGTTCTTCTTCTTGCTGCTCGCTCCATATGCCAGACTGGATCAGGTATTGTTTGAAAGCGATCACGCCGTCGCGGGCGCGGTTCTCCTCCACTTCCTCCTTCGTGCGGTAAGCCAAATCGTTATCCGAGGTCGAATGAGGCGACAAACGATACATCATCGCTTCGATCAGCGTTGGCCCCTCGCCGGACAAGGCGCGTTCTCTAGCTTCCTTGACCGTTTGGAAAACGGCTAATGCATCGTTGCCATCCACTCGCAATCCCGTAAAGCCATAACCAAGCGCGCGATCCGCTACTTTTCCGCCAAGCTGCTTGTGAACAGGGACAGAAATGGCGTATTGGTTGTTTTCGCACATCAGAATAACCGGTAGTTTATGCACACCTGCAAAGTTGCAACCTTCATGGAAGTCGCCCTGATTGCTCGATCCTTCCCCAAAAGTAACAAAACTGACAAGCTTCTCGCCCTTCATCTTGGCCGCTAAAGCGATGCCGACAGCATGAGGGACTTGGGTCGTAACCGGTGAAGAACCAGTCACTATCCTTAGCTTTTTATGGCCGAAATGGCCTGGCATTTGCCGGCCGCCGCTTGCTGGATCTTCCGCTTTGGCGAATACCGAAAGCATCAGTTCACGCAGCGTCATTCCGACGGACAGGACGAATCCATAATCCCGGTAATACGGCAGAAAATAATCCTCTTCTCGGTTCAGCGCCCAAGCAGCCGCTACCTGAGCAGCCTCTTGGCCGATGCCAGAGACATGGAAATTGATTTTTCCCGCTCTCTGCAGCAACAGCACTCGCTCATCAAACATACGGGCGCTCTTCATCATCGAATACATATCGATGGCATCCTGATCAGACAGGCCTAACTCGTGATGCCGTAATTCAACCTGTGGTCGGCTCATGGAAGAACCTCCTCTTCATTCCAGGTTTAATACCTGGTACTAATACTTGATAGTAGTATTATAACGCTGAAAGCGATAAAAGGAAACCTTTGCCGCAAGGCCTAAAAATTCAACGCTTTGCCGTTTATCGCGAGCATTGCTTCGCCTAACGCTTCTGACAGACTCGGATGTGGATGGAAGCTCGATCCGACTTCCCAAGGAACTGCATCCAAATATTGCGCCAGCGATGCTTCTGCAATCAGCTCGGTCACATGCGCCCCAACCATATGAACTCCAAGTAGATCCTGGCTGTCTCTGTCAGAAATCACCTTTACAAACCCTTCCGTGTCGCCTTGCACGATCGCTTTGGCAATAGCAGCGAATGGAATTTTGGCCACAACAGGATCATGCCCTTTGGCACGGGCTTGCTCCTCGGTATAACCGACGCTGGCTGTTTCCGGACGGCTGTACACGCACCGCGGAATACGATGATCAGCAAGCGGCTGTGGATCAAGACCTAGCAAATGCTCCACTGCAAAAATTCCTTCATGAGCGGCTGCATGGGCAAGCTGAACACCACCCGTTACATCGCCGATAGCATAGATATGCGGCTCACCAGTCTGAAGAGTTGCTTTAACTTTGATCCATCCATTTTGAACTGCAATATCCGTGTTTTCCAGACCAATGCTTTCAACATTCGCCTGCCTGCCCACCGAGACGAGCAGCTTGTCCGCAGTGAGAATTTCTTCGTTTTCACCAATCTTCGCTGTAATCGATACACCAGCATCGCCAATTACGAGCGAGTTGGCTTGAATTGCCGCCCCAGTCAGGATGCGCACGCCGCGAGAGCCCAGCGCCTTGGCTATAGCAGCCGATACATCCGGATCCTCTGCTGGCAGCAGACGAGAAGCAGCTTCAACTAACGTGACTTTCGTTCCGAAGTCGCTCAGCATGCTTGCCCATTCAACGCCGATAACCCCACCACCTGCAATGAGAAGCGTTTCCGGCAAGGCTTCCAACTTCAGAGCGTCGTCGCTAGTAAGCAAATGAACACCATCTGCCTCAAGTCCTGGTAATTGACGAGGTCTGGAGCCCGTTGCAACGATCAGATGGCGGGAGACGACCGATTCCATCTCACCATTATCAAGCTCAACAGCAAGTGAACCACTCTTCGGAGAAAAGATCGAAGGACCGACAATTCTTCCTTTACCGTAAATGACTTCAATACCGTGCTTTTTCATCAGCTGAATGAGCCCGCGATGCAACTGTTCAACCGTCTTTTCCTTGCGGGCCTGGACAGCACTGAAATCCAGTTTGAACGCTTCCCGATCGATTTTGATTCCATATGTATCGGCATGCAGCAGGGAGGCATAAACCTCTGCGCTTCGCAGCAAAGCTTTGCTTGGAATACAACCTTGGTGAAGGCAGGTTCCTCCCAATTGACTCCGTTCAACGATCGCAACCTTTTTCCCTTCCTGAGCAGCCCTAATTGCAGCCGTGTAACCACCAGGGCCGCCTCCGAGCACAGCAACATCCACTTGAATTGGCATTGCATCTTTCCCTTTCCGAAGCACGGACAGGCCGCGCAGTTTGTATAAATGTTAAAACTCTTTTCATAAAGCTAGTGAATATTGTACCTTTTTTACCGGCTGAATAACACTACATGGACAAGGAAGCTCATGTTGAAGTATGATTAAACGAGCTAAACTTGCATCTTGAGTTGTATATCTTAAGACGCATACAGGCTGGATTAAGGAGAGAACACCATGAAAGTTGTCATTTCCAGGTTTGTTGCTATTCTTATTCTTGTCATACCTGGCATAATCGCCTGTTACGGTTTTTTGCAGATGAAAAGTGCCACCTTTGATTATTTGGCGGAATTCGGCAACGACTCCGTCATACCGGACTTCAATTGGATTACGTTCATCATTGGCTTTATTCTGTTCGTTATCGGAATCGGTTTCATTGGCGGTTGGATTTTCTTCCGTGATCGCAAGCATAATTATGTTGCTCCACGCTTCAAAAAGAAACGTCCAAGACCCAACGTTTGATCTAATAAGGCTATGGCACAAGCAAATTCCTACTCCTCCTCGTACTATACAATTATCCGAGAAGGAAAGGAGCTGCTTTAAATGTGCTGCCGTTGCAAAAGATTTTGTCCTACTGAGACCGTTGTTGGCCCCGTTGAAACAGTATACCGCGATGTTTATTGTCCTCAAAAGATAAGAGTAATTAACCCTATTGAGGTCGTAACTCGCTACAACTGTGTTCCTGTTCGCTGCGTTGAGAATAGGTATTTCTACCGCGACGAAAGAGTCGAACCGGTTCCGGTTCCACTTCCAGAACCAATTCCAACACCATTTGTTTATGGACGAGAAGAAAATGCTTATGATCAAGGCGTTTTTAATGCTGAACAAATTGACTATGCTAATGGTCCTACTATTTCCCGCAAAAAATCCAAAGCTAAAAAATCTTCAAAATCCCGTTCCAAAAAATAACCTTAATCACTTGGAAACAGAAACCGTTGGGCCTCAGCCCAACGGTTTCTGTTTTTCTTTTTAGCGGTGAAAAATCGCCTGAATTTCGAGCAAAATTTAATTCACCTTAATTTCAGCTCACCTTATGCTCAATACGCAGCTTATCAGCGACCATCGCAATGAACTCACTATTAGTCGGTTTTGACTTACTTATGTTGATCGTATAGCCGAACAGATGGCTGATGCTGTCGATGTTGCCGCGCGTCCAAGCGACTTCAATCGCGTGACGGATAGCACGTTCAACGCGGGAAGGAGTCGTTTTGAACTTCTCCGCAATCGCCGGGTATAGCGTTTTCGTAATTGCGCCTAAAATTTCAATATTGTTGTAAACCATCGTAATCGCTTCACGGAGATACTGATACCCTTTAATATGTGCAGGAACACCTATTTCATGAATTATGCTCGTAATATTAGCATCCAAATTTTTGCCCTTAGCAATCGGTACAACATTGGACTTGATCAAAGAAGAAGCACTGGAGAAGGCACTGGATGACGACGATGTCGACATTACATTTTGATTGCCGACCAATTGACGAACTCGGTTAGCAAGCATTTCCATATCAAACGGTTTCAGAATGTAATATGATGCGCCAAGCTGAACCGCTTTTTGTGTAATATTTTCTTGTCCGAATGCCGTAAGCATAATGATTTTGGGCATCGGTTGAATACTGCTTTCGCGTAAACGCTCCAAAACGCCAAGACCGTCAAGATGAGGCATAATGATATCCAGAATCAGTACATCTGGAATACGATCTGTTTCCTTGAGCAGACGCAGCACTTCTTCACCGTTGTAGGCAATACCAGTTACTTCCATATCATCCTGCTCGGAGATATATTCGGACAATAAATTGGTAAATTCACGGTTATCATCGGCCAGTAATACTTCAATCTTAGGCAAGGTGGATCCTCCTTCATCACGTTAAGATAGTCTGTTATTTTGCTTATTATATCGATTCGACAGCTCAGATTGATTTCCTTCTGTCGAATATTATTTTTCTTTCTTTTTTCAACTTGATTATGTATAATAAATAATTTACTACATTTGTTGACCTTATGAGATATTTTTCGACACATAAACAACAAAAATCTCAGGGCTTAAGCAGCCTTGAGATTTTTGTTAGCTGTTCGCAACATAATGCCAGCATCTTGAAGCATCCATTCAATGAAACATCCATATCCCGATGAAGGATCATTGACAAATACATGGGTTACAGCTCCAATTAATTTACCATTTTGAATGATTGGACTGCCTGACATTCCCTGTACAATACCGCCAGTCAGTTCCAGTAATTTAGGATCGGTAACTTTAATAACCATTCCTTTTGTTGCAGGTTGCTTCTGCTTACTTACATGACTGATTTGAACTTTGAAACGTTCAACTTTCTGTCCATTTAGGACGGTAAGAATTTCAGCTGGACCTTCTTGCACCTCTTCAGAAAAAGCGACTGGAACTGCTTCGGACTGATAACTATGACCTGGAAGCTGCCCCATCTTGCCAAATATGCCGAATGGCGTATTACGTTCGATATTACCCAAAATATTCGCTTCATTTACAAATGTAGCTCGCTTTTCTCCTGGCTCACCGTTCTGACTTTTGTTAATCGACGTAACATTGGATTCTAATATCTGACCTTCGCCGACTTCAATTGCCGTACCTGTGTCGAGATCAGTAATTACATGACCTAATGCACCATAGACGCCTTGATCAGGAGCAAAGAAGGTCAACGTACCAACACCAGCAGCTGAATCGCGAATATACAATCCAATCCTCCATGCACTATCCTCATAGTCGTAAGCAGGTTTGAGCTTGACGTTCATAAGTTTTCCTGAACGTTTGATTGTTAGCTTCATCGAATGCTGATTGCTTCCTGCTTGTTCGGTGTACTTTGCAATTTGCTTAACTTCGCGAACTCTGTGACCGTCAATTTCCATAATCAGATCGCCTAGACGGATGCCAGCTATCTCTCCCGGAGAAACTTTAGTATCGGCTTTTTCATGTACAAGATGATGGCCAACAACAAGGACACCGGAGGACTTCACTTTGACACCAATGGTTTGTCCACCTGGTATCACCTTAAGATCAGGGACGACATCAACATGAACCGTTTTAAAAGGAATTTTGCCAAACAGCTTCAGGGACATTGTAGCTCGACCGCTGTGATGCGGCTCGATGGAAATCGGCTTTTTCAAATCAAGCACTTGGCGATGCTCAGCTTTCCCGTTTACATGAAGGATGTTGGAATCCACCGTCATGTCCGCATGGACAGGCATGTTGTATTCCAGCCGTTTCAATTGCCCGGAGAACAAACGCAGTTCATTCGGAAACGAGGCATAATTCAGGAACGGACTGGAGATGCCGATCATGCAAACGAAGAATACGAGAACTAATCCGAACCACCGCTTCCGCTGGTTGGCGTTCATGATCTCACGCTCCCTGTAGTTCCATCGCTTGACGATTGGTCTCGCCAATTGCGTACCTATAAGGTACCCCGCCCCCCCTGATTTATGTCCGATAAAACATTCCCTGAATGCCTGCCATTAGGCTCCTTTTTGTCGATCTGCCAGCACAAGCATTTCTTGTGCATGATGCCTTGTTTTGTCCGTGACTTCTACGCCGCCAAGCATCCGCGCTAGCTCATCGATCCGGCCCCGATCACTCAATTCCTTAACGGAAGTTACGGTTCGATCTCGTACGACATCCTTGCTTATCTCATAATGGAAATCCGCCATGCAAGCCACTTGAGGCAGATGAGTAATTGAAAACACTTGACATTTGCCAGATAATTGCGACATTTTCTCAGCGATTGCTTGAGCAGCCCGTCCACTGACACCAGTATCGACCTCATCAAATACCAGTACCGGTACTTGGTCGATCTCGGCAAAGATGCTCTTAAGTGCCAGCATAATACGCGACATCTCGCCACCGGAAGCAATTTTACTGAGCGGTTTAAGCGGTTCACCTGGATTGGGTGCAAGTAAAAAGGCTGCTTCATCAATTCCATGAAGAGTAAGCTTGAGGGTCTCATTCGTTGATTGCGTCTCCACATTGGCTCTGAATTGAGTACGGCTCATTCCGAGATCCTTGAGCTGTGCTTCCACCGATGCTGAAAGCAACTCAGCAGCGGACTGCCGTTTAAGAGAAAGCTCAAGCGCATATTGTGAACAAACAGCATGAGCTTCCTTAAGGGACTTCTTCAGAGTCTGGATATGCTCATCACGGTTCTCAATTAAATCAGCATCATGTTTGATTTTTTTGTAATAAGCCATAATATCCGGTATGCTGTCTCCGTATTTGCGACGAAGACTGTTGATCAGATTGATTCGATCTTCAATTGCAGCAAGCCGAACCGGATCGCTCTGGATGTTCTCCCGATATCCACGAAGCTGATGTGCAGCATCCTCTGCCTGG
This window contains:
- a CDS encoding 2-oxoisovalerate dehydrogenase E2 component (dihydrolipoyl transacylase) → MKAGTVQEIVMPQLAESVVNATIERWLKQPGDSVGMYEPLCEIITEKVGAEIPSTIKGTLVKLLVGAGETVDVGTPICLIEVEADQAATSAQAASQAATTASVGAGPSSGEATNRAGLSASAARPELGDVSMRGRYSPAVLQLSAQHNINPADVPGTGAGGRVTRKDILAFVAGGGKATQSQVTGREASSAAASAATAPAQPAIQPGDRIIEPQGPVRSTGLHLTEPPRVPKIEVEAQQVPGRGEYFIDVTPVRNTIASRMRQSVNEIPHGWMMIEVDVTNLVVLRSKLKDEFIKREGTNLTYLSFFIKAVVNAIKDFPIINSVWAVDKIIVKRDINISLSVGTEDSVVTPVIRNADQKNIAGLAHEIETLARKTREGKLRLDDVQGGTFTVNNTGSFGAILTQPIINYPQAAIITFESIVKRPVVINDMLAVRSMANICLSLDHRILDGVICGRFLQRVKENLEGFNSETQLY
- a CDS encoding 2-oxoisovalerate dehydrogenase E1 component beta subunit, which translates into the protein MPVMDYIEAIRVAMKEEMERDPDVFVLGEDVGVKGGVFTTTKGLQEQFGETRVMDTPLSESAIAGVAIGAAMYGMKPIAEMQYSDFMFPATNQIISEAAKIRYRSNNDWSCPVVIRAPIGGGIFGGLYHSQCPESVFFGTPGLKIVAPFTPADAKGLLLAAIRDPDPVLFFENKKCYRLITGPVPEGDYEVEIGKSNVLREGDDITVISYSLPLHFAMQAAEELAEEGINAHILDLRTLQPLDKQGILEAVRRTGKVLIIHEDNKTGGIGAEVSAIIAEEMLYELDAPIRRLCGPDVPAMPINPPGEKFFMLNKDKVLEAMRELALY
- a CDS encoding 2-oxoisovalerate dehydrogenase E1 component alpha subunit, with translation MSRPQVELRHHELGLSDQDAIDMYSMMKSARMFDERVLLLQRAGKINFHVSGIGQEAAQVAAAWALNREEDYFLPYYRDYGFVLSVGMTLRELMLSVFAKAEDPASGGRQMPGHFGHKKLRIVTGSSPVTTQVPHAVGIALAAKMKGEKLVSFVTFGEGSSNQGDFHEGCNFAGVHKLPVILMCENNQYAISVPVHKQLGGKVADRALGYGFTGLRVDGNDALAVFQTVKEARERALSGEGPTLIEAMMYRLSPHSTSDNDLAYRTKEEVEENRARDGVIAFKQYLIQSGIWSEQQEEELAAVIRQEMDEATRYADEAPFPTPESTLWHVYAGDAPQEGY
- a CDS encoding dihydrolipoamide dehydrogenase, which encodes MPIQVDVAVLGGGPGGYTAAIRAAQEGKKVAIVERSQLGGTCLHQGCIPSKALLRSAEVYASLLHADTYGIKIDREAFKLDFSAVQARKEKTVEQLHRGLIQLMKKHGIEVIYGKGRIVGPSIFSPKSGSLAVELDNGEMESVVSRHLIVATGSRPRQLPGLEADGVHLLTSDDALKLEALPETLLIAGGGVIGVEWASMLSDFGTKVTLVEAASRLLPAEDPDVSAAIAKALGSRGVRILTGAAIQANSLVIGDAGVSITAKIGENEEILTADKLLVSVGRQANVESIGLENTDIAVQNGWIKVKATLQTGEPHIYAIGDVTGGVQLAHAAAHEGIFAVEHLLGLDPQPLADHRIPRCVYSRPETASVGYTEEQARAKGHDPVVAKIPFAAIAKAIVQGDTEGFVKVISDRDSQDLLGVHMVGAHVTELIAEASLAQYLDAVPWEVGSSFHPHPSLSEALGEAMLAINGKALNF
- a CDS encoding two-component system, response regulator, stage 0 sporulation protein A translates to MPKIEVLLADDNREFTNLLSEYISEQDDMEVTGIAYNGEEVLRLLKETDRIPDVLILDIIMPHLDGLGVLERLRESSIQPMPKIIMLTAFGQENITQKAVQLGASYYILKPFDMEMLANRVRQLVGNQNVMSTSSSSSAFSSASSLIKSNVVPIAKGKNLDANITSIIHEIGVPAHIKGYQYLREAITMVYNNIEILGAITKTLYPAIAEKFKTTPSRVERAIRHAIEVAWTRGNIDSISHLFGYTINISKSKPTNSEFIAMVADKLRIEHKVS
- a CDS encoding stage IV sporulation protein B → MNANQRKRWFGLVLVFFVCMIGISSPFLNYASFPNELRLFSGQLKRLEYNMPVHADMTVDSNILHVNGKAEHRQVLDLKKPISIEPHHSGRATMSLKLFGKIPFKTVHVDVVPDLKVIPGGQTIGVKVKSSGVLVVGHHLVHEKADTKVSPGEIAGIRLGDLIMEIDGHRVREVKQIAKYTEQAGSNQHSMKLTIKRSGKLMNVKLKPAYDYEDSAWRIGLYIRDSAAGVGTLTFFAPDQGVYGALGHVITDLDTGTAIEVGEGQILESNVTSINKSQNGEPGEKRATFVNEANILGNIERNTPFGIFGKMGQLPGHSYQSEAVPVAFSEEVQEGPAEILTVLNGQKVERFKVQISHVSKQKQPATKGMVIKVTDPKLLELTGGIVQGMSGSPIIQNGKLIGAVTHVFVNDPSSGYGCFIEWMLQDAGIMLRTANKNLKAA
- a CDS encoding DNA replication and repair protein RecN — encoded protein: MLRELSIRNLAVIEEVTVGFHDGFHVLTGETGAGKSILIDALILLIGGRGSSDMVRYGCDKAEMEASFDLPASHPVWHVLDRLGLKGSSEDLLTIRRELSAQGKSSCRLNGSIANLTMLREVGECLVNIHGQHEHQSLLRSEQHLEWLDLFAGEEVAALKKQYQATFFKYGELRSSLKSMMNTSRQNMQMLDLYKFQMEEIRSANLRAEEWDQLQEEKDVLGHADKIMTHTSEAYELLNDSGALDAFSTAIEKLEEISGYNPALLGPLTEQLKSAYYQAEDAAHQLRGYRENIQSDPVRLAAIEDRINLINSLRRKYGDSIPDIMAYYKKIKHDADLIENRDEHIQTLKKSLKEAHAVCSQYALELSLKRQSAAELLSASVEAQLKDLGMSRTQFRANVETQSTNETLKLTLHGIDEAAFLLAPNPGEPLKPLSKIASGGEMSRIMLALKSIFAEIDQVPVLVFDEVDTGVSGRAAQAIAEKMSQLSGKCQVFSITHLPQVACMADFHYEISKDVVRDRTVTSVKELSDRGRIDELARMLGGVEVTDKTRHHAQEMLVLADRQKGA